A stretch of DNA from Nitrospira sp. KM1:
CGGTCCGCTGCAACCTGCGTGTCATACGGCGCCTCGATCATCTGGAAGAACCCATTATTGTCGAAAACCTGTACCCACTACTCCGCCTCCAGGCGCCCTTTCATGTCAGTGTATGCCGTTTCGATTAGCTTCATGAGAGCCGTGGCATCGACGTCACGTTCGGGCCTGAGTTTCACATGGCGCATGAACTTGCCTGTGCCTTCCAACAGGCCCATCGGATCGGCAATCTCGGCGCCACGAAAGAACCCGACATTGACGTGAGCTTTGAAGGCATTGACGTGAGCTTTGAAGGCATTGACGTGAGCTTTGAAGGCATTGACGTAGGCGAATGCCGCATCACCTACACACGCCGTCGGATGACCATCATGCAATAACTCTCGAACATCGTCGCCGCAGTCGCGCATGACCTCAAACCAGCGCTGCGCGATCGCCCCCAATTTACCCGAATGCTCACGCATCCAGACTTCGATAGCGAGATCTCGCTTGACCGAACTCGGGAACCGCAGAAGCTGGCTCACGGCGATTTCATTTTGACGGTGGGCCACAAAGCTGAAATCCCGAGTCTCCCGCTCTCCAGCACCGAATAATGTCCCCGTTCAGCGGCCTCACACTCAGCCCATGACGGCGCGCGGACGCGCCACCATTGAGTCGGAGTGCCGGCACGCCCGCGCGCCAGCACTTTATCGGTCCCGGACCGCTTCAACGGATTGTTATACGCCATTTCGAGGGAACAACATGTCAAGCAATTGAGATTGGTTCAGTCGTGGGCAGAAACGACTCAGAGGTACATTTCTGTAGCCCTCTCGCTGCTTCCTCTCACCTTCAGTATTGCGTCGACCAGGGACTACCGACTTTGCGCCTGCCGAGATATCCGGCATAGGACAGTCTGGGGTGCTTCCGAAGAAGCGGAAATGGGCAATCGAAAGATCGTGGAGATTGTGCGCTACCAGGATGACACATGACCCGGGCATGCTCGAACAGGACAGACAAACCGACACGTGCGGTGGGGTCTTTTCGGCATGAGTCTGCTTGAGTTGGATGTATCGCGCGCGAGCATCTAGCGCGAGAACGATGTCGAAGCCTGAGTCATCGACTTCGGAGTTCAGAATCTGAAGGCAGCTTAAAGGATCCCGCGCCCACTGCGCACCCGCGATTGCACCGATCATCGCATGGCGTAGCACGTTCTCCACGTAGCTAGATCGTTCGGCGAGAGCTTGGATCTGAGTGGTTCTAGCGGGAGCGTGTGTCATGGCGTCTAACGCTCTGCTTCACCGGCACGAAACCGGCAAGCGCAGCGCCGCCGGATGAGCGTCCGGTGCAAGCGGTTGTTGGGCTGCTTTACGGCTGGGTAACCCCAAGATCCTTGCAGATCTTCCGAGCCAAGCGATCGTTGATTTCATATGGCGTGGAATGGCACTTCGCTTGTTCTGAGATGGGTTATGCCACTACGAAAACTCCCGCCCTCCCCACAAGTGCGCAGCCATGGTTTGAAAGATGCCGCAGTAGATCGCGGCGTTTCATACCGCGATCGTGAGCTCTTCGTGGCCATTGCCCGCAGCCTCCTTCGCGTCGGCGTGGTTCATCCCAAGGCTTCGCTGAGGGTGACTCTTAGGGATCGGACAAGCTCATCACGGGTGCGCTCCTGGCAATTGACGCCCGGCACCTCTTCGATCCAGCCGATCCACCACTGACCGTCCTGCTTAACTACAGCTGTAGAAGTCTGGTTCATGGTGAAACCTCCTGAACGCATCGTACCGCGCTCACGAATTTGATCATCAAGCAGCCGAACAATGATTGGGCGATCGGCAGAAGACCCGGAGCCACGATTTGGTGCCCTCATAACACGCCACCGATCCTGCCGGATAGTACACCGGAATCGTTTTTGTCTCAATCGGTCGCGACCGGATGCCATGTACCATGGCTCTTATGCGGATCGGCGTAATACCACATTGAGTAGGTTCATCCCATCAGTGGACTTCGAACACACGGTCTTCGGTTGAGCACATGTGTGTAAATCATCGTCGTTTTCACGGCGCGATGGCCCCAACAACTCCTGAACCGTTCGAACGTCAGAGCCGTTTTCAAGCAGGTGTGTAGCAAAGGAATGCCGGAATGTGTGGCACATGCCCGCTTTGGAAATAAGAACGGGGACAGGCGCCGGCGAGGCCGGAGCCAGTCCCCTCTTACTTCACTGACTGCTTAGCGGATTTTCCGGACGGGAGGTACTTGTCGATGCTGGCGGTCATCTTGTGGCCTTTGCAATTGCCCGGACTATGAGCGCGAGGATGAGCCCATCGCCTCCCACTCCTCTATTCCGATCAGCCTCCTCGGCTTCAACGCTCCGCTCGTATATGCCACACGCATTGCATCTTCGAGCCACGCCAAACGTTGAGCCGGCGTCGCAGCCAAGGTCGCGGTGAGGAGATTTTGATCATTGGCATTCCAATCCGTTGAATGCGCAACGTTCTGAGAATCGCCGTAGCTGCCGGCCATATCAGTGATCTTCCTTCCGCCGTCGAATAGCTTCCAGCTGCTCAATGTCGACCAGATCTTGTGGCCTACCGGCTCGCCGTTTCAAGGTGATCAAGTCGTCGATCGACGCAATCCTGATCTTCGTCCTGTTCAACAAGACTTCCTGAGACCGGGACCACAATCCCTCGAAGGGGACTTCAAGTTTCAACAGCAAGCCTATCACCCGCATTGGATTCGTCGAGTCAACGAGCGAGAATGCCCGCATGTGCTTCTCGCGAAGCCATAGCTCTCGGGCGGCGGGATCGGCAAACTGCTCGGGCATGACCGGTACTTGAGGGCGAAATCCTTTCCCCACTAGAACCTGTATCATTTTCATCGCTTCTTGAGGCGCCAGATCAACAGCTAAATCCACGTCGGCAGTCAATCTGGCATAGCCGTGCAGTACCGTGGCAAGACCGCCGACGACGACATAGCGTACTCCTGCCACATTGAGTAACTCGAATATGGGCTCGAAGACCGACACGGCGTCATTCTAAACAACTGCGACACAATTAGCAGCCGCTCTCTGCTTTGGCAGATATCCTATACAACCCGTTCTCATCAGATCCTGTGCAGGTGACGCGGCAAACCTGGCGGGTCCGCCAACATGCGTTACTCCCCGCCTCCCAATGGGGGGGACGGAACGCCCAGCACGCGACTTGTGCCGAAGCGCGGGTCCAGTACATGCTGAGCGGATGCAGTCGTGCTTCACGACGGCGAGGACTGCCCGCAGTTCCATCCCGCGCAATATCGGATGGCAGAGGCGAGGCATTGTACGGTCAAGCTGAGACACCCGGAGCGTGCGGCGTTTCATCCTCGCTGCTCCCCGTTCTTGATTCCAGCCCATCTCATGTCCTGGACGGCACGAATGGCGAGATGGCTTAACCGTTCTTTGACGAGTCGGAGACCCGATTCACCGAGGAGGATCTTCAAGCGGTCTTAGCAAGTTTCAGCAGAGTCGACTTGGAACATTCGAGGACTTGAATCGCCTGCTGACGCGTGACCGTCGGAAAGTTCTGGAGAAGCTCACCGAGCGACAAACCGGCTTCAAGATTGGTAATCAATGCTTCAACAGGCACTCGTGTTCCCTTGAATGCCGGGGCGCCATTGGCAATGCCCTCCCCCTACGAGACCGACTTTTTCGCCGATTTACCCGCCTGAAGATATCGGTCGATCCCGCCGGCCATTTTTCTTCCTTCAGCAATGGCCCACACGATCAGCGAGGCGCCGCGTTTGGTGTCGCCGCCGGCAAAGACGCCGTCGAGGTTGGTCATGAAATTCCCGT
This window harbors:
- a CDS encoding DUF1801 domain-containing protein, which produces MSQLLRFPSSVKRDLAIEVWMREHSGKLGAIAQRWFEVMRDCGDDVRELLHDGHPTACVGDAAFAYVNAFKAHVNAFKAHVNAFKAHVNVGFFRGAEIADPMGLLEGTGKFMRHVKLRPERDVDATALMKLIETAYTDMKGRLEAE
- a CDS encoding DUF433 domain-containing protein → MANGAPAFKGTRVPVEALITNLEAGLSLGELLQNFPTVTRQQAIQVLECSKSTLLKLAKTA